Proteins encoded within one genomic window of Macadamia integrifolia cultivar HAES 741 unplaced genomic scaffold, SCU_Mint_v3 scaffold664, whole genome shotgun sequence:
- the LOC122069608 gene encoding tRNA (guanine(37)-N1)-methyltransferase 2: protein MLDESKFDVHLQLWALRIPCQLCKPVLRLLNGYLIDKPRVKPITEDPSCKKSRYLVLSERIQNPDHVLKQILPLGVDVPSSFETIGHITHLNIAEELLPYKDVIAKVIYVNSDKNQPRIKTVVNKVGTITNEFRVPKFEILAGKEGMVTELKQYGVTFKPDYGLVYWNSRLEHEHIPLVSQFQAGEIICDMFAGVGPFTVPAAQKGCIVHANDLNPDSVHYLKINVSINKVEDFVFAYNMDARAFISQLLAVPASESEQKSQIPILKACEECNIPADGAECSENGKRIVEMTDMMGNDSRAKKGIGGSCADIDAVGAAAKRRVESCEEDKNADSDSASAHHGSKESTNKRMKCSRVSNTKTWEHVDHVIMNLPTSAIQFLDAFRGLIRREYWKGPLPWIHCYCFMRSNETKEMIISEAGSALNARIQDPIFHSVRDVAPNKAMFCLSFRLPEETCFNEDAEVTLQSSERQL, encoded by the exons ATGCTGGACGAAAGTAAGTTCGACGTGCATCTTCAATTGTGGGCACTTAGAATTCCTTGCCAACTCTGCAAGCCTGTTCTTCGCTTACTGAATGG gtaCTTGATTGATAAGCCCCGTGTCAAACCCATCACTGAAGATCCATCATGCAAAAAAAGCCGCTATTTGGTATTATCTGAAAGGATTCAAAATCCTG ATCATGTTTTGAAGCAAATATTGCCCCTTGGAGTGGACGTTCCTTCATCTTTTGAAACAATAG GTCATATCACTCATCTAAATATAGCTGAGGAATTACTTCCTTACAAGGATGTTATTGCAAAGGTCATCTATGTTAATTCTGAT AAAAATCAGCCAAGAATCAAAACAGTTGTTAATAAAGTTGGAACCATAACAAATGAATTCCGAGTGccgaaatttgaaattttagcAGGAAAAGAGGGCATGGTTACAGAACTGAAGCAGTATGGGGTGACATTCAAACCTGATTATGGCTTGGTCTATTGGAACTCGAGACTGGAACATGAACACATACCACTGGTTTCTCAGTTTCAGGCAGGAGAGATCATTTGTGATATGTTTGCCGGAGTTGGTCCTTTTACAGTTCCTGCCGCACAAAAAGGGTGTATAGTACATGCTAATGATTTAAACCCTGATAGTGTTCATTATCTAAAGATTAATGTGAGCATCAACAAAGTAGAGGATTTTGTTTTTGCCTACAATATGGATGCAAGGGCATTCATCTCTCAATTGCTGGCAGTTCCGGCAAGTGAGAGTGAACAGAAATCTCAGATTCCTATTCTCAAAGCCTGTGAGGAATGTAACATACCAGCTGATGGCGCAGAGTGTTCTGAAAATGGAAAGCGAAtag TTGAGATGACAGACATGATGGGTAATGATTCAAGGGCTAAGAAAG GTATAGGAGGATCATGTGCAGACATTGATGCTGTGGGTGCGGCTGCTAAAAGACGTGTGGAAAGTTGTGAGGAAG acaaaaatgcGGATAGTGACAGTGCATCTGCTCACCATGGGAGTAAAGAGAGCacaaacaaaagaatgaaatgCTCTAGGGTATCCAATACTAAGACGTGGGAACATGTGGATCATGTGATTATGAATCTACCCACATCTGCCATACAGTTTCTTG ATGCTTTTAGAGGCCTTATCCGAAGGGAATACTGGAAGGGACCTTTGCCTTGGATTCACTGTTATTGCTTTATGCGGTCAAATGAGACAAAAGAAATGATTATCTCT GAGGcagggtctgctttgaatgctAGGATACAAGACCCCATATTCCATAGTGTTAGAGATGTTGCTCCAAACAAG GCAATGTTTTGCTTAAGTTTTCGGCTGCCAGAGGAAACCTGTTTCAATGAAGATGCTGAAGTTACCCTCCAGTCTTCGGAGAGGCAGCTCTAA
- the LOC122069599 gene encoding transcription termination factor MTEF18, mitochondrial-like: MLIRLLSKTLPRFSGMFSLKLNGPWVCPSSPVTSLNLRKTPSLNLQKFYFSYGIRAGHTETAARLSRVAQTEAQDVLFDYLHSTRNFHFTDAEHISKNSPTFVRNLVSKVDDGQDIARSLSRFLRFHPINEFEPFFESLGLSPSELSPLLPRNLMFLSDDEMMLENYHVLCNYGIPRSKIGKMFKEGAEIFGYDFGILASKLQAYEELGLSKPTVIKLVICCPRFLIGGVDMEFFQFLEKLKGLGIKQDWIRGYLSDTRTYDWSKMLGMMCFLEEMGFNSKDMGRLFKNHPGFLLEGSGKKIYILVGLLLKLGLVMNEVLFLLQQHPRILAGNFASNLCEAIHFMSEIGIETEDIGKIVSTNTQLLGSYSLLKPRTVLKKLKINPDKLCELIKNDPQKLISLASHSKISSIEEVPGLDRRHKVAVDDGRHLLEKTTFLVRLGFIENSDEMLKALKQFRGRGDQLQERFDCLVNSGLDCHDVSNMIKVAPPVLNQTKDVIEKKIDYLENCLGYSLESIVSFPTYLCYDIERIRLRFSMYVWLRERGTTKPKLALSTILACSDARFVRYFVNLHPEGPDEWERLKKSSSSS, from the coding sequence ATGCTAATTCGACTACTCAGTAAAACCCTTCCTCGTTTTTCTGGAATGTTTTCATTGAAATTGAATGGCCCTTGGGTGTGTCCTTCTTCTCCTGTGACGTCCTTGAATTTGCGGAAAACCCCATCTTTGAATTtgcagaaattttatttttcatatggtATTAGAGCTGGGCACACAGAAACTGCAGCCCGACTTTCCCGGGTTGCTCAAACTGAAGCACAAGATGTGCTCTTTGATTACCTCCACTCTACTAGAAACTTTCACTTCACTGATGCTGAGCACATTAGCAAGAACTCGCCCACTTTCGTTCGTAATCTGGTATCCAAGGTTGATGATGGACAAGATATTGCCCGATCACTGTCTAGGTTTCTTCGCTTCCACCCGATTAATGAGTTTGAGCCGTTTTTTGAGAGCTTAGGATTGTCACCATCCGAACTTTCGCCCCTTCTTCCACGTAACCTGATGTTTCTTAGTGATGATGAGATGATGCTTGAGAATTATCATGTTCTTTGCAATTACGGGATTCCTCGTAGCAAGATTGGTAAAATGTTCAAGGAAGGTGCAGAAATTTTTGGATATGATTTTGGGATCTTGGCTTCAAAACTCCAAGCTTATGAAGAACTGGGTCTGAGTAAACCAACCGTTATTAAGTTGGTAATATGTTGCCCTAGATTTCTTATTGGGGGCGTGGATATggaattttttcaatttcttgagAAGTTGAAGGGTTTGGGGATAAAACAAGATTGGATCAGAGGATATTTGTCAGATACGAGGACATATGATTGGAGTAAAATGCTTGGCATGATGTGTTTTCTTGAAGAAATGGGTTTTAACAGTAAGGACATGGGAAGATTATTCAAAAATCATCCAGGGTTCTTGTTGGAAGGTTCAGGGAAGAAGATCTATATACTGGTTGGACTTTTGCTCAAGTTGGGCCTTGTAATGAATGAAGTTCTGTTTTTGCTCCAACAGCACCCACGAATCCTAGCTGGGAATTTTGCAAGCAATCTGTGTGAAGCAATTCATTTCATGTCAGAAATTGGGATTGAAACTGAAGacattggaaagattgtatcTACCAACACTCAACTTTTGGGTTCATATTCTCTGTTGAAACCCAGAACCgttttgaagaaattaaaaatcaacCCAGATAAGTTGTGCGAGCTCATAAAAAATGACCCACAAAAGTTGATCAGTCTAGCTTCGCATTCAAAGATTAGCAGCATCGAGGAGGTACCTGGCTTGGACAGACGGCATAAGGTAGCTGTTGATGATGGAAGGCATCTTCTTGAGAAAACGACATTCTTGGTGAGATTAGGGTTTATTGAGAACTCGGATGAGATGCTTAAGGCTCTGAAACAGTTCcgtggtagaggggatcagcttcaggagagattCGACTGCCTTGTAAATTCTGGGTTGGACTGCCATGATGTCTCTAACATGATTAAAGTGGCACCACCAGTGCTGAACCAGACCAAGGACGTGATTGAGAAGAAGATCGACTATCTTGAAAATTGTCTGGGTTACTCTCTGGAATCAATTGTATCATTTCCTACATATTTATGCTATGATATAGAGAGGATCAGACTGAGGTTTTCAATGTATGTATGGCTAAGGGAAAGAGGCACAACAAAGCCCAAGTTGGCATTGAGTACAATTCTTGCATGTTCAGATGCCAGATTTGTAAGATACTTTGTAAATCTCCACCCAGAAGGTCCAGACGAATGggagagattgaagaaatctTCGTCTTCAAGCTAG